In the genome of Paenibacillus pabuli, one region contains:
- a CDS encoding AraC family transcriptional regulator, translating to MSPGQIRKPEGFLEEKLYVLPEYWMKELEQEELTYTLFITDIGYFPNAQYHFRERLEGSPSHIFIFCEAGEGWVELNHGERMMMQQGDMVIIPPEIAHRYGAMQENPWSIYWFHFKGSHASRLVNMFDLSNASLSLSPSGKARLMEWFVPTYEMLAERTYALTTHVHVAQTTRQLLSGIGLNAVKSAQEKKRETYMETAIQYMNVHISDSISLTELANHVGVSKQHLIFLFNSESSVAPIEYFLRLKIQRAGHLLDLTEMSIKEVSSAVGISDPYYFSRLFKKISGFSPSSYRKIPKG from the coding sequence CTAGAGGAAAAGTTATATGTACTTCCTGAATACTGGATGAAAGAACTGGAACAGGAAGAACTGACCTATACCTTATTTATTACGGACATCGGTTATTTCCCCAACGCTCAGTACCATTTTAGGGAGCGTCTGGAAGGCAGTCCCTCGCATATTTTCATCTTTTGCGAAGCGGGAGAAGGATGGGTTGAGCTGAATCATGGAGAGCGAATGATGATGCAGCAGGGAGATATGGTGATAATTCCACCCGAAATTGCACATCGTTACGGCGCAATGCAGGAGAATCCATGGAGTATCTACTGGTTTCATTTCAAAGGAAGCCATGCAAGCAGATTGGTGAATATGTTTGATTTGTCTAACGCCTCACTCTCCTTATCCCCAAGCGGCAAGGCCCGGTTAATGGAATGGTTCGTACCTACCTATGAGATGCTGGCCGAGCGAACATATGCCTTGACTACCCATGTACATGTGGCCCAAACGACTAGACAGCTGCTCTCCGGGATTGGCTTAAATGCGGTCAAATCGGCACAAGAGAAAAAACGTGAAACTTATATGGAAACGGCAATACAATACATGAATGTACATATCAGCGACTCTATTTCGCTTACGGAGCTAGCTAATCATGTCGGTGTATCGAAGCAGCATCTGATCTTTCTGTTTAATTCTGAATCCAGTGTTGCCCCAATCGAATATTTCCTACGCCTCAAAATTCAGCGGGCAGGTCATCTTCTAGATCTTACCGAAATGAGCATCAAAGAAGTCAGCTCTGCAGTGGGCATTAGTGATCCCTACTATTTCTCCCGACTCTTCAAGAAAATTTCGGGTTTCTCCCCTTCCAGCTACCGGAAAATTCCGAAAGGTTAG
- a CDS encoding multidrug effflux MFS transporter: MMKSSNWNVFGLALLLGLFSTLGPFTIDMYLPAFPEIAENFNTTASLVQFSLTACLLGLGMGQLVMGPLSDAHGRRKPLLISMAAYIICSLACAFAPNIGLLILFRFTQGFAASAGIVISRAIARDLYSGHELTKFFSLLLLVGNLGPLAAPIAGSGVLSFTTWIGVFISLSFLGIFLLIMTKWGLKESNPPERRMAPDFKQQLGNYKTLLRDRKFVGYMLAQGIMTAGVFAYVAGTPFIYQNIYGVTPTVFAILFASNGISLIIGSQIVGRLAHRIPEQTLLLSGLWLALAASVAALVVTLVHGPLFALVIPLFFFVCSIGITSTAAFPLAMESQAKMAGSAAALLGVVPFLLGALVAPLVGIAGEDTAVPLGLTLLMTSLVAILTYFLLVKNISHRTPQHNVQSDPDF; encoded by the coding sequence ATGATGAAGAGCAGTAATTGGAATGTATTTGGCCTGGCTTTGTTGTTGGGTTTATTTTCAACATTAGGTCCATTTACGATTGATATGTATTTACCGGCATTTCCTGAGATCGCAGAGAATTTCAATACAACCGCCTCACTTGTTCAGTTTAGTCTTACGGCTTGTCTATTAGGGCTAGGTATGGGACAACTCGTTATGGGTCCTTTGAGTGATGCCCATGGTAGACGTAAACCGTTGTTAATCTCCATGGCAGCCTATATTATTTGCTCCTTGGCGTGCGCTTTTGCGCCTAATATCGGACTATTGATTTTGTTTCGTTTCACGCAAGGATTTGCGGCTTCGGCAGGAATTGTCATTTCTCGTGCGATAGCTAGGGATCTTTATAGTGGACATGAACTTACTAAATTTTTCTCTTTGTTATTGCTTGTAGGGAATTTGGGGCCTTTGGCAGCACCGATCGCTGGAAGTGGCGTTCTTTCATTTACGACATGGATTGGTGTGTTTATCTCACTCTCATTTTTGGGCATTTTCTTATTAATCATGACAAAATGGGGTCTGAAAGAGTCAAACCCGCCTGAACGACGTATGGCTCCCGATTTCAAACAACAGTTGGGGAATTACAAAACACTTCTACGTGACCGCAAGTTTGTTGGCTACATGCTCGCACAGGGGATCATGACGGCTGGGGTCTTTGCATATGTAGCAGGAACACCATTTATTTACCAGAATATTTATGGAGTCACACCAACTGTATTTGCTATATTATTTGCTTCGAACGGAATTAGCTTGATTATCGGCTCCCAAATCGTGGGGCGGTTGGCACATCGTATACCTGAACAGACCCTGCTATTATCTGGACTGTGGCTTGCTTTAGCGGCAAGTGTTGCAGCTTTGGTGGTAACGTTAGTTCATGGACCGCTGTTCGCTTTGGTCATTCCATTGTTCTTCTTTGTTTGCTCTATAGGCATTACGTCTACTGCGGCATTCCCACTTGCCATGGAGAGTCAGGCCAAGATGGCCGGAAGTGCAGCAGCGCTACTCGGAGTTGTTCCTTTTCTTCTAGGCGCGCTGGTTGCTCCTTTGGTTGGGATCGCAGGTGAAGACACTGCCGTCCCACTCGGACTCACTTTATTAATGACCAGTCTTGTTGCAATTCTCACTTACTTCTTACTCGTTAAAAACATCTCACATCGCACTCCTCAACATAATGTTCAGTCTGATCCTGACTTTTAA
- a CDS encoding serine hydrolase domain-containing protein, with translation MLEFNTIAQLKRTLKTSIDNHEIAGASIMVIQNGEEVFYHDDGWADLETGRLITRNSIFRLYSMTKPVTAASIMMLLERGEIDLFDSISKYIPTFKNQSIVKDGKLDQASREVNILDLLNMTSGLLYDGPDLAGRHAYALFQELDKRLLSKDPMSTMEFASRLGQGPLSFDPGTHWQYGTSADVLGAIVEAVSGMPFGEFLKKELFDPLEMRDTGFWLPEEKRDRLVKTYQDDGIGGLKLYSGNHLGINHQMDRIPAFESGGAGLASTIDDAAKFTTMLLNQGTYNGIQLLKPKTIEFLTTASLTTVQQKGFEAWHTLCGHGYGNQMRIMIDPSKAGFIGSAGEYGWDGWLGAYFTNSPQDQLSILFMVQKKDAGTMPITRKLRNIVFSSL, from the coding sequence ATGCTGGAGTTCAACACAATCGCCCAATTAAAAAGAACATTGAAAACAAGTATCGACAACCATGAAATTGCAGGAGCAAGCATTATGGTAATTCAGAATGGAGAAGAAGTTTTTTACCATGATGATGGTTGGGCTGACCTTGAAACGGGGCGTCTGATCACAAGAAATTCAATCTTTCGTTTATATTCAATGACCAAGCCGGTTACTGCTGCTTCCATTATGATGTTGTTGGAACGAGGAGAGATTGACCTGTTTGATTCCATTAGCAAGTATATTCCGACTTTCAAAAATCAATCAATTGTGAAAGATGGAAAACTGGATCAAGCAAGCCGAGAAGTCAACATTCTTGATCTGTTAAATATGACATCGGGATTGTTATATGATGGACCGGACTTGGCAGGTCGACATGCATATGCATTGTTTCAAGAATTGGACAAGCGCTTGTTAAGCAAAGACCCCATGAGCACAATGGAATTTGCCAGTCGACTAGGACAAGGCCCGTTATCGTTCGATCCAGGAACACACTGGCAATATGGTACATCGGCAGATGTACTAGGTGCAATTGTTGAAGCTGTTAGCGGAATGCCATTTGGGGAATTTTTGAAAAAAGAATTGTTTGATCCTTTGGAAATGCGGGATACCGGTTTTTGGTTACCAGAAGAAAAAAGGGATCGTTTAGTGAAAACATATCAGGATGACGGTATTGGTGGTTTAAAACTATACTCCGGGAATCATCTGGGGATCAATCATCAGATGGATCGTATTCCAGCCTTTGAATCAGGGGGAGCAGGCTTGGCCTCAACCATTGATGATGCAGCCAAATTTACAACGATGTTACTGAATCAAGGTACTTATAATGGTATTCAACTCCTGAAACCTAAAACCATTGAATTTTTGACAACAGCATCGTTGACCACTGTCCAGCAAAAAGGATTCGAGGCTTGGCATACCTTATGCGGACATGGTTACGGGAACCAAATGCGTATTATGATTGACCCTTCGAAAGCCGGATTCATTGGCAGCGCCGGCGAGTATGGCTGGGATGGCTGGTTAGGTGCGTATTTCACGAATAGTCCGCAAGATCAATTATCGATACTGTTCATGGTCCAGAAAAAGGATGCTGGCACCATGCCGATTACACGCAAGTTACGAAATATCGTATTTAGCAGTCTTTAA
- the map gene encoding type I methionyl aminopeptidase, protein MIAKTEEDFNGLKEIGKIVASIRDELVQRTVPGITTKELDDIAGELFEKEGAVSAPKSEYDFPGYTCISVNEEVAHGIPGQRVIQEGDLVNIDVSGSKNSYFADTGISFVVGKGEEVLTKICDVAKQAFEAGLKKAKPGSKKSGIGKAVFQTARQHELTVIKNLTGHGVGRAIHEAPDHIYNYNDTSDDELLKEGMVIAFEPFISTLEEEVFQKGDGWTFATKKSHVAQIEHTIILTKNGPIIVTL, encoded by the coding sequence ATGATTGCAAAAACAGAAGAAGACTTTAATGGTTTGAAGGAAATTGGCAAGATTGTTGCTTCTATCAGAGATGAATTGGTACAAAGAACAGTTCCTGGCATAACGACGAAGGAACTTGATGATATAGCCGGAGAGCTGTTTGAGAAAGAAGGCGCAGTCTCAGCACCCAAAAGTGAATATGATTTTCCTGGCTATACTTGTATTAGTGTCAATGAGGAAGTGGCACACGGCATTCCGGGGCAACGGGTTATACAAGAAGGAGATCTTGTCAATATAGATGTTTCTGGTTCAAAAAACAGTTATTTCGCAGATACAGGAATCTCGTTTGTAGTAGGCAAAGGAGAAGAAGTGTTAACGAAAATATGTGATGTTGCCAAACAAGCATTTGAAGCAGGTCTCAAGAAAGCAAAACCTGGTTCCAAAAAAAGTGGAATCGGAAAAGCAGTATTCCAAACAGCAAGACAGCATGAATTAACAGTTATTAAAAACCTTACAGGACATGGTGTTGGACGTGCGATACACGAAGCACCTGATCATATTTATAATTACAACGATACATCGGATGATGAATTATTAAAGGAAGGGATGGTCATCGCATTTGAACCATTTATCTCAACCTTAGAAGAAGAAGTATTCCAAAAGGGAGACGGCTGGACCTTTGCTACCAAAAAGAGCCATGTAGCTCAAATTGAACATACGATTATCCTTACCAAGAATGGACCGATTATTGTTACACTGTAA
- a CDS encoding SDR family oxidoreductase, whose amino-acid sequence MIVVTGANGKLGRKVVEELLKRVPAENVGVSVRDVNTAQDLKERGVRVRQGDFDNSASLLHAFEGASQVLIISSHSLGEVAIRQHQTAIDSAKKAGVRQLLYTSQMFSSATSHFPPMDVHAATEEMLKASGIPFTSLRNGFYAASAMMWMGNALNTGELIAPEDGPVAWTTHSDLAEATAVILTEQRYDGITPHLTASEAIDMNKIASIASKVLERPIRRIVVSDDEYRNHLTSRGLPEAMISMLTGMFQASRLGIFSQTHPALKNLIGRSPMNFTDFLKNLIYQ is encoded by the coding sequence ATGATTGTGGTTACAGGAGCGAATGGAAAATTAGGTCGCAAGGTCGTAGAGGAACTTCTCAAGCGTGTTCCTGCCGAGAATGTTGGTGTGAGTGTCCGTGATGTGAACACCGCACAGGATCTAAAAGAACGTGGGGTTCGTGTTCGACAAGGAGATTTCGATAATTCCGCGAGTCTTCTTCATGCCTTTGAGGGAGCATCTCAAGTTCTCATTATCTCGTCCCATTCCTTGGGAGAAGTAGCTATTCGTCAACATCAAACCGCAATTGACTCGGCAAAAAAAGCTGGTGTTCGTCAACTTCTGTATACAAGCCAAATGTTTTCATCTGCAACATCACACTTTCCTCCCATGGATGTTCATGCGGCTACAGAAGAGATGCTAAAAGCTTCAGGAATACCTTTCACTTCGCTCCGAAATGGTTTCTATGCTGCATCGGCGATGATGTGGATGGGTAATGCCTTGAACACAGGGGAATTGATTGCTCCGGAAGATGGCCCTGTTGCCTGGACCACCCATTCCGACTTGGCTGAAGCCACAGCGGTAATCCTGACAGAACAGAGATATGACGGTATAACTCCTCACCTTACGGCTTCCGAAGCGATCGACATGAATAAAATCGCATCAATTGCTTCCAAAGTCTTGGAGCGACCAATTCGGCGAATTGTCGTGTCGGATGATGAATATCGGAATCACTTGACGTCCCGTGGCCTACCGGAAGCGATGATCAGCATGCTTACAGGTATGTTCCAGGCAAGTCGACTGGGCATATTCTCACAAACCCATCCGGCTTTGAAAAACCTGATTGGCAGATCCCCAATGAATTTTACGGATTTTTTAAAAAACTTGATTTATCAATAA
- a CDS encoding sialidase family protein, whose amino-acid sequence MAVVNITGALAGNQFEPSIAVNELLPNIMCVVAVDTSTGPTLIGLYRSEDGGQTWSTTTLAQPAGYAGAEAPTIDYTFPNTFVVTVHIFNGDNDGTIISYTSMDDGLTWSAPVFVNKGYGLIVHNDEPFVACDRTPGSPYRGNTYVGYTPLATAASSIFVQRSLDQGGSWLTPSRISDPRGIHDRATIAVGFTGQVYAGYITTGPDSPYALLRISYDGGATFEPPVNRQSTLICSVVPSPSPLPVTNYQFRVQTNLNLAADISNSIFSGTVYAVWNDARNGYTDVFMSQSPDGLLWSEPVSITNAPAGSQNFFPSISVSPFAGTVRVIYYSNQIDGFDLDVYAAESFDGGQTFAQRRLTTTSFNPNGNSTTPTQLIGDYITAYTQAPDNLAAVWMATTPPTGKLNVYFGS is encoded by the coding sequence GTGGCTGTTGTAAATATTACGGGAGCTTTGGCTGGGAATCAGTTTGAACCTTCCATTGCGGTAAATGAACTCCTTCCGAATATTATGTGTGTTGTTGCCGTCGACACGAGTACGGGGCCTACTCTTATCGGCTTATATCGTTCAGAGGATGGAGGGCAAACCTGGTCTACGACCACCTTGGCCCAGCCTGCGGGGTATGCCGGAGCAGAGGCGCCCACGATTGACTACACGTTTCCAAACACCTTTGTCGTGACGGTTCATATCTTTAACGGGGATAATGACGGAACCATCATCAGTTATACTTCCATGGATGACGGCCTCACTTGGTCGGCTCCTGTTTTTGTTAATAAAGGTTACGGTCTTATCGTTCATAACGATGAGCCTTTTGTAGCATGCGATCGAACGCCCGGCAGCCCATATCGAGGAAATACCTACGTAGGTTACACGCCCTTGGCTACCGCTGCATCCTCCATTTTCGTCCAAAGATCTTTGGATCAGGGCGGAAGCTGGCTGACACCTAGCCGCATTTCAGACCCAAGGGGGATTCATGATCGTGCAACCATCGCCGTTGGGTTTACAGGTCAAGTTTATGCAGGCTATATCACTACTGGCCCGGACTCTCCATACGCATTGCTGCGCATATCCTATGATGGAGGTGCAACGTTCGAACCTCCGGTGAACAGACAATCTACACTTATTTGTTCTGTTGTTCCATCCCCTTCCCCTCTCCCTGTGACCAACTATCAATTTCGTGTTCAGACCAATTTGAATTTAGCAGCAGACATATCCAACAGTATCTTTAGCGGAACGGTCTATGCAGTTTGGAATGATGCAAGAAACGGATACACGGATGTTTTTATGTCTCAATCCCCCGATGGCTTATTATGGAGTGAACCGGTAAGTATTACGAATGCACCAGCGGGCTCGCAGAATTTCTTCCCTTCGATCTCCGTTTCTCCATTCGCAGGAACAGTCCGTGTTATTTATTATTCAAATCAAATTGATGGGTTCGACCTTGATGTGTATGCCGCGGAATCATTTGACGGTGGACAAACGTTTGCTCAACGAAGGTTGACAACAACATCGTTTAATCCAAATGGGAATTCAACCACACCGACCCAGCTCATCGGAGACTATATCACTGCTTATACTCAAGCACCGGACAATTTGGCTGCGGTTTGGATGGCTACTACGCCTCCTACCGGAAAATTGAATGTATATTTCGGTAGTTAA
- a CDS encoding DapH/DapD/GlmU-related protein, translating to MVIEDGAWIGSGAIIVPGVTIGMGSVIGAGSVVTRDIPANVIAVGNPCRVLREISDHDREYYYKDMRFDEVDW from the coding sequence GTGGTCATTGAGGACGGAGCATGGATCGGTAGCGGTGCCATTATTGTGCCTGGTGTTACCATTGGAATGGGAAGTGTTATTGGTGCTGGAAGCGTAGTGACCAGAGATATCCCTGCCAATGTCATTGCTGTTGGGAACCCTTGCAGGGTACTTCGAGAAATCTCGGATCATGATCGAGAATACTATTATAAAGACATGCGTTTTGACGAAGTGGATTGGTAA
- a CDS encoding MATE family efflux transporter has translation MDQTIKISYLDIVETNRKDRICLGKRNRVALFTDHGFNRELMTLVIPIALQNLISATVVSADIVMLGMVSQSAMSAVSLAGQITFALTLFYMGMSTGAGILTAQYWGKRDVLTIQRVLSIACMFSFCISILFFLSSFMFPETLMRFFTNDQELIQYGSRFLQMNSFSYLAMAISQMYLSVIRSMENAKLSAWISSLCLSLNILLNAICIFVLFSSNPEMAITGVALATVLSRIIELVCCMVHSTTRGTIHFRLPVRDGVQVSLLKDFWKYTLPVQGNYIVWGGALTATTAIIGHVNSDMVAANSVASVVKNLAVVLCGGIATGGSVLVGKYLGQGSVEKAKQAGNRMYLYALIFGIIAGCTILFLKPFVFSMVSLNVTAQSYLNGMLYISAFYCIAKSMNSTTIAGVFTAGGDSKFGFWCDAIVMWVIILPLGYLCAFVWQVPPLVLYLIISLDEVIKLPVAFIRYRQYKWLNNITRNFA, from the coding sequence ATGGATCAAACAATAAAAATATCCTATCTTGATATTGTGGAAACTAACAGAAAGGACAGGATATGTTTGGGGAAGCGGAATCGAGTTGCATTATTTACTGATCATGGGTTTAATCGGGAATTAATGACTCTGGTTATACCCATTGCACTACAAAATCTTATTTCAGCCACAGTAGTATCAGCTGATATCGTTATGTTGGGTATGGTTAGCCAGTCGGCAATGTCAGCGGTATCCCTTGCCGGACAAATTACCTTTGCATTGACATTGTTTTATATGGGGATGTCTACCGGAGCAGGTATTCTTACTGCGCAATACTGGGGAAAAAGGGATGTGCTGACCATACAGCGTGTTTTAAGCATTGCATGCATGTTTTCATTTTGTATTTCAATCTTGTTTTTCTTGTCCTCATTTATGTTTCCTGAGACATTAATGCGTTTTTTTACGAATGATCAGGAGCTGATTCAGTATGGTTCAAGATTTTTGCAGATGAATTCGTTCTCTTATCTTGCAATGGCCATCTCTCAGATGTATCTCAGTGTGATTAGAAGTATGGAAAACGCCAAACTCAGTGCCTGGATTAGTTCCTTATGCTTAAGTCTAAACATTTTGTTGAATGCGATCTGCATATTTGTACTTTTTTCATCCAATCCGGAAATGGCTATTACAGGAGTAGCCCTCGCTACAGTTCTATCACGTATCATCGAACTTGTGTGTTGTATGGTCCATTCCACAACACGGGGCACAATTCATTTCCGACTCCCTGTACGTGATGGAGTTCAAGTAAGCTTGCTGAAGGATTTCTGGAAGTATACGTTGCCTGTTCAAGGCAACTATATTGTGTGGGGAGGTGCCCTGACTGCTACTACTGCCATCATCGGTCATGTGAATTCTGATATGGTTGCCGCAAATTCAGTAGCTTCTGTAGTTAAAAATTTAGCTGTAGTTCTGTGTGGAGGTATAGCAACTGGAGGTTCTGTACTCGTTGGGAAGTATTTAGGGCAGGGTTCGGTTGAAAAAGCAAAGCAAGCTGGCAATCGAATGTATTTATATGCTCTCATATTTGGTATCATTGCCGGTTGTACGATTTTGTTCTTAAAACCGTTCGTGTTCTCCATGGTAAGTCTGAATGTAACTGCTCAGAGCTATCTGAATGGCATGCTTTACATTAGTGCATTTTATTGTATCGCGAAATCGATGAACTCCACTACAATTGCTGGAGTTTTCACGGCCGGAGGAGACTCGAAGTTTGGATTTTGGTGCGATGCTATTGTCATGTGGGTAATCATCTTACCGCTTGGTTATCTATGTGCTTTTGTTTGGCAGGTTCCTCCTCTTGTCTTGTACCTTATTATCAGTTTAGATGAAGTAATTAAGCTGCCGGTTGCCTTCATTCGGTATCGTCAGTATAAATGGCTGAACAATATTACACGAAACTTTGCATAG
- a CDS encoding AraC family transcriptional regulator, protein MMNLEVFSDFSERLDYNFPDMPLYIRKGNLHQFNDYAAAAHWHADMEFIVLLEGSMKFSVNGHVIHLDNGSGIFVNSHRLHYGFSPDNTDCSFIVVVIHPSLLGEESSFIRTYWSEKSGPHMDDFVVLADQIDWQRNLMASLQNIYEEAHCAPSPNPIRLASQALSICATIGDHLQLNSEQSADAPVLIHVQKMTHYIHQNYDEKLTLEDIASAGAVCRSRCCTLFNKYVGQTPNSYLTRYRIQKSCEMLKETKRSISEIALACGFQSASYFSSIFRKQMGLIPQSYRKQKS, encoded by the coding sequence ATGATGAATTTAGAAGTGTTCTCTGACTTCTCAGAACGGTTGGATTATAATTTTCCTGATATGCCTCTTTATATTCGAAAAGGGAATCTCCATCAATTCAACGATTATGCTGCTGCAGCTCATTGGCATGCAGACATGGAATTCATTGTTTTGTTGGAAGGATCAATGAAATTTTCCGTTAATGGTCATGTTATTCACTTGGATAATGGAAGCGGTATTTTTGTGAATAGCCACCGTTTGCATTACGGGTTTTCACCGGATAATACCGATTGTTCATTCATCGTTGTCGTCATCCATCCTTCCTTGTTAGGTGAAGAGTCTTCGTTTATTAGAACTTATTGGTCGGAAAAATCAGGACCCCATATGGATGACTTTGTAGTGCTCGCGGATCAAATCGATTGGCAACGGAATCTAATGGCATCTCTTCAGAATATATATGAAGAAGCACACTGTGCTCCTTCACCTAATCCCATTCGCCTAGCCTCACAGGCTTTGTCAATATGTGCTACCATCGGTGATCACCTTCAACTAAATTCCGAACAGTCTGCAGACGCTCCTGTGTTAATCCATGTTCAGAAGATGACGCATTATATTCATCAAAATTATGATGAAAAACTAACGCTTGAAGATATCGCATCTGCTGGGGCTGTTTGCAGAAGTCGTTGCTGCACATTGTTTAATAAATATGTGGGTCAAACCCCTAACAGTTATCTCACCCGTTATCGCATTCAGAAGAGCTGCGAAATGTTAAAGGAAACTAAACGATCTATAAGCGAAATTGCACTCGCTTGCGGATTCCAAAGTGCGAGCTATTTTTCATCCATTTTCCGCAAACAAATGGGCTTAATACCACAAAGTTACCGGAAACAAAAATCATGA
- a CDS encoding HAD-IIB family hydrolase: MIKLVVSDLDGTFLNNQGLFDMDLFIKVQADMERKGVTFVACTGKQCERVEKLFGEHGKGIWILGDSAARVKKDGHVVKEFSIERDLALQAIDRIQNFAPDMTLIICASEAAYVHFSIPDDMYQVVKGSYEHVIKTDSFENIDSRFIKITVFDKEGRSTALRKHVEHSLGGQIYIVDSEARWLDITALHTHKGETVKKLQEMLGVTYEETMAFGDGENDVELMAIAKYSFAVSNACENTKKAASFITKSNEENGVLLTIQKILDLY; the protein is encoded by the coding sequence ATGATTAAACTGGTAGTTAGCGATCTAGACGGAACATTTCTCAACAATCAAGGGTTATTTGATATGGATCTTTTTATTAAAGTACAAGCAGACATGGAAAGAAAAGGAGTTACCTTTGTTGCCTGTACCGGAAAACAATGTGAGCGTGTAGAGAAGTTGTTTGGGGAGCATGGAAAAGGAATCTGGATTCTCGGTGATAGTGCGGCGCGAGTAAAGAAAGATGGCCATGTAGTGAAGGAATTCAGTATTGAACGGGACTTAGCTCTGCAGGCAATCGACCGGATTCAAAATTTCGCTCCTGATATGACACTTATTATCTGTGCAAGTGAAGCTGCTTATGTTCATTTTTCGATTCCAGACGATATGTATCAAGTGGTTAAAGGATCATACGAACATGTTATAAAAACAGATTCGTTTGAGAATATTGACAGTCGTTTTATTAAAATAACCGTCTTCGACAAAGAGGGACGGAGCACAGCATTACGAAAACATGTGGAGCATAGCCTGGGTGGACAAATTTATATTGTTGATTCCGAAGCCAGATGGCTTGACATTACGGCATTGCATACGCATAAAGGTGAGACTGTAAAGAAACTGCAAGAAATGCTCGGGGTGACCTACGAAGAAACGATGGCTTTCGGAGATGGAGAGAATGATGTAGAGCTTATGGCAATTGCCAAATATAGTTTCGCAGTGAGTAATGCTTGTGAAAATACAAAAAAGGCGGCCAGTTTCATTACCAAATCGAATGAGGAAAACGGGGTTCTTCTCACGATTCAAAAAATACTGGATTTGTACTGA
- a CDS encoding ABC transporter permease → MSKEARQSITGLAMVLPSFAILLIVVIIPIVQSFIMSLSNGSGGYDLSRYTYLFTDKGMRSNIVFTLRVTAITCVAVILISYTLAIYMRFNQGAIVNLIRKTYMIPLFIPGVIATYGLLNLLGNHGWLARMLEVVGITLPRIIFDEKGIIIANLWFNIPFTTMLLSSALSGIPSSVIESAKDVGVGRLTLFTRFIFPLSYKTFLVALTFVFMGVIGSFTAPYLIGANSPQMLGVSMQQVFSVFQEREQAAAIAFFSFLLCSVLGAFYIRSMAEEEKAKI, encoded by the coding sequence ATGAGTAAGGAAGCCAGACAGTCGATTACAGGCCTGGCGATGGTGCTCCCCTCTTTTGCCATCCTGTTGATCGTCGTCATTATCCCCATTGTGCAATCCTTCATCATGAGCCTGAGCAACGGTTCCGGCGGCTACGATCTAAGTCGGTATACGTATCTGTTCACGGATAAGGGAATGCGGAGCAATATTGTATTTACGCTCCGGGTGACAGCCATTACGTGCGTTGCCGTAATATTAATTAGCTACACACTCGCGATCTATATGCGCTTTAATCAGGGGGCGATTGTCAATCTGATTCGTAAAACGTACATGATACCGTTGTTCATCCCTGGCGTTATCGCAACTTACGGACTACTTAACCTGCTTGGCAACCACGGATGGCTTGCCCGCATGCTTGAAGTGGTCGGGATCACGCTCCCGCGCATCATCTTTGACGAAAAAGGAATTATCATCGCCAACCTTTGGTTTAATATTCCATTTACGACAATGCTGCTTAGTTCCGCATTGTCGGGCATTCCTTCGTCGGTTATTGAAAGTGCTAAGGACGTGGGCGTAGGCAGACTGACACTGTTTACCCGATTTATTTTCCCATTGTCGTACAAGACATTTCTTGTTGCTCTGACTTTTGTCTTTATGGGGGTCATCGGCTCGTTCACCGCGCCCTATCTGATCGGAGCCAACTCTCCGCAGATGCTTGGAGTCTCCATGCAGCAGGTGTTCAGCGTTTTCCAGGAGCGTGAGCAGGCTGCGGCGATTGCTTTCTTCTCATTCCTGCTCTGCTCGGTGCTTGGTGCATTCTACATCCGGTCAATGGCGGAGGAGGAAAAGGCGAAGATTTAG